The stretch of DNA CGATTTCCTGTTCGCGCCGGAGCGCGCGCGGTCGCCGGTCAAGACGCTGTCCGGTGGCGAGCGCAACCGCCTGCTGCTGGCGCGCCTGTTCGCCAAGCCATCGAACTGCCTGGTGCTCGATGAACCGACCAATGACCTCGATATCGATACGCTGGAATTGCTGGAGGAATTGCTGGAAACGTACACCGGGACGGTGTTCCTGGTCAGCCACGACCGCACCTTCCTTGACAATGTGGTGACGCAGGTCATCGTGGCCGAAGGCGAGGGCCGCTGGCGCGAATTCGTCGGCGGCTACAGCGACTGGGAGCGTGTGCGCGACACAGTTAGCGAGGCATCGGCCAAACCTGCCAAGGCCGCCGCCACTGCCGCGCCATCGGCCAGTGCCGACGTCGCTGCGCCGGCCAAACAGAAGAAACTCAGCTACAAGGAGCAGCGTGAACTGGACGAATTGCCACAGCAAATCGCCACGTTGGAAAACGAGCAGACCGCGCTGACGCTACAGCTGTCGGACCCGGATTTCTACAAAAAGAACGCCGCGGAGGCACGCCGCGTGCAGGCGCGGATTGAGGAAATCGAGGCGGAATTGCTGCGTGCGCTGGAGCGCTGGGCGGCAATCGAGGCGCGTAGCGCCGGTTAACGGTGTGGTGAAAATGCTGCGGTGCGGTATGGACAGTCAAGGTTGTCGCTATTATAATTTAAGCTGGCGACGGCTGGCCGCGTCGCAGCAGTTGGAAAGGGTGCCCGGCGACACAAACTGACAATAATTACCATTTTTTTGTAACAATGACATATCGTGTGGATGTTTTATTATCGCGGTGATACCATCCTGCTTATTAGAACTAGTTGTTGTTGATTGATTCACCCTCAAGGCGAAGAAAAATAAATGGTAAGTATCTTGCAGGTTAGTGCGAGCGCAACTAAGGTGCCTCAAAAAACGGTGTCAGCGGTATGAAACAGCTGCCTGGCTCCGCAAAAACTTTGCTGGGTGTGCTGCTCGGGTCTCTGTACACCTTGCCAGCAGCAGCGCAAATCAGCGATACCATCCAGCCTTTCGTCGGCGTCTCGATCCAGCATGACAGTAATCTGTTACGCCAGGATGCAGATCAGTATCCGGGGGTCGACTTTGCCGACACCTACAAGACAGCGCAAGCCGGGTTCACGCTGGAACGACCGATTGGCCGCCAGTTGCTGACCGGCACCGCGCGCGTCACGCGGGTCGACTATGACCACTTTAACGAACTTGACTATACAGGCAAGGACGGCAAGCTGGATCTGGCCTGGCTAGTCGGCAGTCATGTGACCGGCCACGTTGGCGCCAGCTATTCCGAAGCGCTGGGTGCGTTTAACGATTTCCACTCGTCCGAGCTGAATTTGCGCACGGATAAGAGCGTCTACGGCAATATCAACTGGAAGTTTCATCCAGAGTGGCAAGTGCATACCGGTTACAAGCGTGAAGTGTTCGCTTTCGACCTCGCTTCGCAACAATATAACAACCGTACCGAATCCACCACTGACGCCGGCGCCGATTACCTGCTCAAGAACGGCAGCAGCGTCGGCTTACTGTTCCGCCATATAAAAGGCGATTATCCAGTCACCTTTGTCGGCGGCGGTACGGTGTACGACAACAACTTTGTCAGCAACGAGGCCAATCTGAATGTGTCTTGGGCCTACAGCGCGATTTCCCAGGTGACGTTTATTGGCGGCTGGGTGCGCCGTAATTACGTGTTGGGCGACGCCCGCGATTCCAGTGGCGGTCATGGCCGCCTGGTGGCCAACTGGGCGCCGCTTTCGCATGTGCAATTTGGCGCCAGCCTGTGGCGCGAATTTGTTGCAGCCGAGGGCGTGTACGTGCACGGCGCCATGGCGACCGGCCAAAGCCTGAATGTCACCTGGACGCCGACCGCCAAGATCGAACTGGAGGCGAACCTGCAAAACGAGCGTCGCGCCTTCAATGCGCAGCCCGGCATCGTCAATCCGTTCAGCCCGAGCGATCGCACGCGCAGCGCTACACTCGGCGTAAATTACGCTGTGCTGCGCCAGGTTACACTCGGCTTGAACGTGGGCCGCTTTACCCGTGACGGCAGCGTCGCGGTGCAGACGACCACTTATCGTTCCAATACCGTTGGCTTCAGCGCCAGCGTCAAATTCTGAGCGCGCCATGACGGTTAACGACAATCACCTCGTGTCGGTCTTACAGCGCGTGATCGATCCGCTGATCGTCATGGGGATGCTGCTGGTGTGCACCGCACTGTGCGGCGGCAAATACACCGGCTACTCGCTGATCCTGATGATACTGGCGTTCTTCATTTCGTCGGCGGTGTTCCAGCACCTGGACCCGTATAACAAATGGCGGGGCGGCCGGATGGCGGCGTTCGTGCGCGACATCCTGGTCGGCTGGGCCGTCACCGCCTTGCTGCTGGTCGGCATCGGCCAGGTGAGCGGGATGGACGAGCGTTATGACCACGCAGTGGTGTTGCTGTGGTTTGCGCTGACCCCTGTGGCCCTGCTGTGCGCGCAGTTGCTGGCTCACCGCATCGGCGCGGTGGCGGACCATGGCGGCGACAGCGCCTCGGCGGTGATCGTCGGCGCCAATGATGTCAGCGTGCGCTTCGCCAACACCATCACGCGCAACCGCAGCTTGGCGCTGCGCGTGGCCGGCTACTTCGACGACCGCGGCGACGACCGCCGCCCGGACGGCATGAGCCAGCCGATGCTGGGCCGGATGAGCGAACTGGCGGCCTATGTGCGCGAGCACAAGACCAATATGATCATCATCAGCCAGCCGATCTCGGCCCAGCCGCGCATCCGCAAGCTGCTGGACGATCTGGCCGATACCACCGCCTCCGTGTATTTCTTGCCGGACATCTACGTCTTCGACCTGATGCAGGCGCGCTTCGACACGGTGGGCGGCATGCCGGTGATCGGCATCCGCGAGTCTCCGTTTACCGGCAGCAATAGCCTGGTCAAGCGCATCAGCGATATCGTGCTGGCGCTGCTGATCCAGATCATGCTGACCCCGCTCATGCTGGTGATCGCGCTGCTGATCAAGGCGACGTCGCCCGGCCCGATCATCTTCCGCCAGCGGCGCTACGGCCTGAACGGCGAGGAAATCATTGTCTACAAGTTCCGCTCGATGACGGTGATGGAGGACGGTGGTAAGGTGGTGCAGGCCAAGAAGGGTGACCAGCGGGTGACCCGGGTCGGCGCCTTCCTGCGCCGCAGTTCGCTCGACGAGTTGCCGCAGTTCATCAACGTGCTGCAAGGGCGCATGAGCATCGTCGGCCCGCGCCCCCACGCGGTGGCGCACAACGAGCAGTACCGCAAGCTGATCAAGGGTTATATGCTGCGTCACAAGGTCAAGCCGGGCATCACCGGCTGGGCCCAGGTCAACGGCCTGCGCGGCGAAACCGAAACGCTGGACAAGATGGAAGCGCGTATCGAGTACGACCTCGACTACCTGCGCAACTGGTCGCTGTTGCTGGATTTCGTGATTATTTTGCGCACAGTGTTGGTAGTATTGAAACGAGACGCCCACTAAGCAGGGTGCATCTTTATAATGTGACGGCGCATGGGCGAGGCCCGGCTGCTATGGCCATGTTTTTACTGAGGGGATATTTTGGATCACACCGTAATCGCCGGCCTGCCGGCTTCCGCGCCAACGCGCCGCGCACGCCGCTGGGCCACCGGCGCCGCCGTGCTGCTGATTGCCGCTGGCCTGACAGCCTGTGGCGGCAAAAAAGAGGCCAAATCTGGCCAGGCGCTGGTGAGCGTCGATGGTGAGGAAATCACCGCCTTGCAGGTCGCCGATGAAATGCAGCGGGCTAACGTGCCGGCCGCGCAACAGCAGGCCGCGCAACAGCAGGTGATCACTTCGCTGGTCGACCGTCAACTGCTGATCAACCAGGCGCTCAAGGACAAGCTGGACCGCGACCCCAAGGTGGTGCAGGCGGTCGAGCGCGCCAAAGCGCTGATCATTGCCCAGGCCTATATGCAGTCGCGCATCGGCGCGCCGGTCAAGCCGACCGACGCCCAGATCAAGGCCTACTTCGACCAGCACCCGGAGTTCTTCAGCCAGCGCAAGCTGCTGGAAATGCGCCAGCTGCAGATCCCGAATGCCAGCGTGGATGGGGCGCTCAAGCAGTTCATCGACACCGCCAAGTCGTTGGACGAAGTGGCGGCGTGGATGGATGGGCACAAGGTCCAGTACAACCGCACCCAGCTGACGCGCAGCAGCACCGACCTGCCGCCGGCGCTGAGCGCCAAGCTGCTGGCCTTGCCGAAAGGGCAGCTGTTCCTGCTGCGCGAGAACCTGGTCAGCACGCTGACCGTCATCACCGACATGCGCGATGCGCCGGTTGACCTGGCGACCGCCACGCCGCAGATCGCACAATTCCTGGTGGCCAACCACAACAAGGAAGCCGCTCAGGCGGAAATCACCCGCCTGCGCAGCGCCGCCAAGATCGATTATCTGAACAAGGCCGCAGCGCCGGCGCCAGCACCAGCGGCGTCCGCACCGGCGGCAGCGGCGCCATCGTCGTCGGCCGACGCGGCGGCGCGCGGTGTTGCCGGCCTGAAGTAAGCATTCTTTCCCAATTGATAGACTAAGCTAAAGCACATACTATGAAACGATATTTATTCTGGATGATGGCAGCGCTGCTGGCGTGCGCCTTTGGCGCCACCCAGGCCGCCGAACTGGTGCTGGGCACCGGCGATGTGGTCAAGGTCTCGGTCTACAACAATCCCGACCTGACCGTCGAGACCCGCGTCAGCGCGACCGGTTTCATCACCTATCCGCTGATCGGCCAGGTGGAAGTGGCCGGCATGCCGACGGCGGCGGCGGAAAAGAAGATTGCCAGCCTGCTGGTCAAGGGCGGTTACGTCAAGGACCCGCAAGTCAACATGATTGTCACGCTGATGCAGAGCCAGCAGGTGTCGGTGCTGGGCCAGGTCAACCGCCCGGGCCGTTTCCCGATTGATGGCGCCCGCAGCCTGCTTGATGTGCTCGCCCTGGCCGGCGGCATCAGCCCGGACGGCGGCGACTTCGTGACCTTGGTGCGCCACACCGCGTCCGGCGTCAGCAAGGATGCGATCGACATCGTCGGCATGGTGCGTGACGGTAGCCTGAAAACCGATATCGAACTGAGCGGTGGCGATGTGGTGTATGTCGAGCGCGCGCCGCACTTCTATATCTACGGTGAAGTGCAGCGTCCCGGCATGTTCCGCATCGAGCGTTCGATGACGGTGCTGCAGGCGCTGGCCGCCGGCGGCGGCCTGACCCCGCGCGGCACCGAACGCGGCCTGCGCATCAAGCGCCGCGACGCTAACGGCACGCTGCAGATCCTCGAAGCCAAGTTCGATGATCTGGTGCGGCCTGACGATGTGTTGTACGTAAAGGAAAGTTTATTCTAAGCGGTACCGCGCCACGCTGTTAGCCTGGCTGGTTGTGGAGCACAGCCAGCCGCAGATCTCTTTTGAAAGTCCATCATGAATCTCACTCAATTGTTCCTCGCCCTGCGCGCGCGCTACAAGATCGTCCTGCTGACGCTGGCTGTGACGGTCGTCGCCACGGTGGTGGTCAGCCTGCTGCTGCCCAAGACCTACAAGGCCAGCACCTCGATCGTCCTGAATAACAAGGGCGTCGATTCGGTGACCGGCGTTTCGCTGCCGGCGCAAATGCTGCCCGGCTATATCGCCACCCAGAGCGACATCATTCACAGCAAGAGCGTGGCGCTGAAGGTCGTCGACAACCTGCACCTGGCCGAACTGCCGGCGGTGCAGCAGCAATATCGCGACGCCACCGACGGCAAAGGTACCGACCTGCGCAACTGGCTGGCCGACCTGCTGCTTAACAAGCTCGACATTGAACCGGCGCGCGAAAGCAGCGTGCTGACCATCAGCTTCAAGGGCGCCGACCCGGCCTTCGTGGCGGCGGTTGCCAATGAGTTCGCCAATGCCTACATCCAGTTCAGCGTGCAGCTGAAAACCGATCCTGCGCAGCAGGCGTCGGGCTTCATCAACACCCAGATCAAGCTGCTGCGTGACCAGTACGAAACGGCGCAAAGCCGCATGTCGAAGTACCAGAAGGACAACGACATCTTCAACGCCGACAACCGCGTTGATGTCGAGACCAACCGCCTGAACGAGCTGTCGAGCCAGCTGGTTGCGGCGCAAAGCCAGGCGATGGACGCGCAATCGCGTTCGCGCCAGGCGGCCGGCAACGCCGGCACCTCGCCGGATGTGCAGAATAACGCGCTGATCCAGAACCTGAAGGCCAGCCTGGCGGTGGCCGAAGCCAAACTGGCCGATACCAGCCAGCGCCTGGCGCCGAATCACCCGCAATACATCTCGGCCAAGTCCGAGGTCGACAAGCTGCGCAGCAACCTGAACGAGCAAATCGCGATTGCCTCGTCCAGCGTGACCACCGGCGGCCAGATCGCCGTGCAGCGTGAAAACGAGCTGCGCAGCGCGCTGGCGGCGCAAAAGCAAAAGGTCATGGCGCTCAACACCGCGCGGGATGAGTTCACCGTGCTGGCCAACGAGGTGGAAAACGCCCGCCGCGCCTACGAGCTGGCGACCCAGCGTTACAACCAGACCTCGCTCGAAAGCAAGTCCAACCAGGCCGACATCGCGGTGCTGTCGCTGGCCACGCCGGCCGGCGCGCCATCCTCGCCACGGTTGCTCCTGAATGTGGCGCTGTCCATCATCGTCGGCCTGATCCTCGGCGCCGGCGCGGTTCTGCTGATGGAGCTGCTGGACCAGCGGGTGCGGTCCGCCGCGCATCTGGCGGAAACCTTCGGCCTCCCGCTGCTGGGCGTGATCGAACCGGCGGGCAAGCCGACACGGCGCGCCAAGAAACCCTTGCTGACTGCCCAGACCTGAGCCGCCCTGCGCCTCTCGCCCCATTGACATAGACGGAGCACCACACATGAATGCCAATTCTCCAGTTTCACCTTACCCGGTGACGGACGCGCGCGACAAACCCGCGCCGGCCGTCCCCGACCGTTCGATCGGCGCCATCCTGATCAAGCAGGGCCGCCTGTCGGTGGCCGACGCCGAACGCGTGCTGCGCTATCAGGTCGAAAAGAATCTGCGCTTCGGCGACGCCGCGCTGGCGCTGGGGGTGCTGACCGAGGCCGACATCGAGCTCGCGCTGTCGCGCCAGTACGACTATCCTTACCTGCTACCCGGCGAAAGCGCGATCAGCGCTGAAGTGGTGGCGGCCTACGAGCCGTTCACCAGCCGCGTCGAGTCGCTGCGCGCGCTGCGCAACCAGCTGATGTGGCGCTGGTTCGACACCGACGCCGAGCGCCGCGTGCTGGCCGTGACCGGCGCCGAGCGCGGCGACGGTCGCAGCTTCCTGGCCGCCAACCTGGCGGTGGTGTTTTCGCAGCAAGGTCAACGCACGCTGCTGATCGACGCCGACCTGCGCAACCCGCGTCAACATACCGTTTTCGGCCTGGAAAACCGCACTGGCCTGTCGAACTGGCTGTCCGGCCGTCCTGCCGCCGACGCCGTGCAGCGCGTGCCAGGCCTGGTCGACCTGTCGGTGCTGCCGGCCGGTTCACCACCGCCTAACCCGTCCGAGTTGCTGGGCCGTCCGGCGCTGGGCCAGGTGCTGCGCGAACTGGCGCCGCAGTACGACGTGATCCTGATCGACACCCCGGCCAGCGTTGAATGTTCGGATGCGCAGATGGTGGCCGGCCGCGCTGGCGCGGCGCTGGTGGTGACGCGCCAGAACGTCACCCATGTCGGCAATGTGCGCGATCTGGTCGGCGAACTGACCGAAGCCCGGGTCCACCTGGTCGGCACCGTGCTGAACAAATACTGATTCGGAATGCATATGCTGAACTCTACTGTGAGCGCGCCGCGGGTGGCGCCGCTGCCGGCGCTGCTGGTGCTGGCCGGTTTGCTGGCCGTCTACATCCCCAGCTTTATCGACCTGTTCCACGGCGCCTGGAGTTCGGACCGCAATGCCCATGGCCCCATCGTGATGGTGGTGGCCATGGTATTTCTGTATTTCCGCCTGAGCCAGTTGATGGCGCAGGATCTGTTGCAACGCGCGCCGCAGCCGCTGGCCGGCGCGCTGGTGCTAGTGGTCGGCCTGTTGAGTTATGTGCTGGGTCGTTCGCAGAACGTGCTGGTGCTGGAAGTGGGTTCGCTGATCTGGGTGCTCAGCGGGCTGGTGATCGCCGGCTTCGGCGTGCGTACCTGGCGCCGCCTGTGGTTCGCGTTTTTCTTCATGCTGTTCATGATCCCGATGCCGGCCTCGGTGGTCGACGTGCTGACCTTGCCGATGAAAATCGCTGTCTCGGCCGCTACCGAACATTTGCTGTACTGGGCCGGCTATCCGATCGCCCGCAGCGGCGTGATCCTCACCATCGGCCAGTACCAGTTGCTGGTGGCCGACGCCTGCGCCGGCCTGAACTCGCTGTTCACGCTGGAAGCGCTGGGCCTGCTGTACATGAATCTGGTGCGCCACCCGTCGCTGGTGCGCAACGTCGTGCTGGCGTCGCTGATCGTGCCGATTTCGTTTACCGCCAACACCATCCGCATCGTGTTCCTGTCGCTGATCACCTACCACCTGGGCGACGCGGCCGGGCAGGGTTTCCTGCACAGTTTTTCCGGGCTGGTGCTGTTCCTCTCGGCCTTGCTGCTGATCATCGGCGTCGATAGCGCGCTGAGCTGGCTGGTGGCGCGCCGCGGCGCCGGCCGCGATCCGGAGCAGAGCGCCTTGAGCCTGCCATCGGTGCCGGCCGGTACTTGGCAGCGGCTGTTCAACGTGCCGCTGGCGCCGGCTGTAGCCGTGCTGGCCGGCATGCTGGTCAGCATCGCCGCCGCCCATGCGTTGACCCCGCACATGACATCGGCGCCGCCGGCGCTGGCGCTGGATAAGGCCGTGCCGGCCCAGATCGGCGAGTGGAAACTGGTGCCGGATTCGGTGGCGCAGGCGACACTCGCCACCAACGACGAGGGCGGCGCGTTGACCGACCAGATCTATGACGAAGTCGTTACGCGCACCTATATCAATCCGCAGGGCACGCAAATGATGCTGGCGCTGGCGTATGCGCGCGAACAGCGCCAGGACGTCAAGTTGCATCTGCCGGAAATCTGCTACCCGGCGCAGGGCTACAAAGTGGTGACCTTGGCGCCCGCCATGCTGGCGGTAGGTCATAGCGGCGCCGCCGTGCCCGGCAAGCACATGCTGGCAGAGGGCAACGGCCGCACGGAAGCGGTCACCTATTGGACCCGCGTCGGCGACGCTTATCCGAACAGTGGCATGGGCCAGCGGCTGAAGATCTTCCGTGACGGCCTGCACGGCGTGGTCACCGACGGCATTCTGGTGCGCGCCTCAGTCATCGTGCGCGATGCGGCCGAGGCGCCAGTTGCGTACCAGCAGCAAGAAAGTTTCTTGCGGACGTTGGTCGACACCGTCCAGCCCGGCTCGCATCCGCTGGTGGCCGCCGCTCCGCAGGCGCACCAATGATAGCTGCTAGTCCGCCCATGTCGAGCATCTCCAAAGCATTCGGCAAGACCCTGATGACCACGATGGGTATGACCGTGGTGGGTTTCATTTCATCGGTGATCAATGCCCGGATTCTCGGTCCTGAAGGGCGCGGCCTACTGTCGGCAGCCCTGCTGATCTGCACCCTGTCGGCCAGCGTGGCGCAGTGCGGCATGGCCAGCAGCTATGTCTATCACTTCGGTGCGGCGCGGCGCTTTTCCTACCTGCGTCTTTTTATCTTTTCGATTCTCGGCGTCAGCGCGTTGGCGGCCGGCCTCTCGGCGGCAGGATTGCAGCTGAGCCATGCGATGGAACTGCATCAGATCTGGTGGTTAATCCTCACGTTTGCCGCGTTCACAGCGAGCCAGACCTATTTGTTCTCGCTCACGCAACTGCATTCGAATTTGCACTTTTTTAACGTCCTGCGCTTCGCTCAGGTATTCGGAAACTTGCTATTGCTGCTGCCGTTGCTGCTGTGGTTCAAAGTTGTAACTTTCGAACAAGTTATGATAGCGCAACTGTTGGTCCTGATCGGCCTTACGGTATGCGGGCTGTGGTGGACACGCGAAAACCGCATTTGGGCGCTCAAAGAGGAGCCCAAAGAGCCGGTGCGTACGTGGATGGTAGTGCGTTACGGCCTACACCAGCAAGGGATCGGCTTACTCGGTATTTTCCTGATCAACTTCGACAAACTGTTCCTGCTCAATCGCGGCACCATCAAGGAGTACGGATACTACGCGCTGGCGTTCACTACGTCACGCCTGATCGGCGCGGTGCAGGAATCGGTCTCGGTGGCATTGTTTTCCCGCTTCGCCGGTCGGGACGAACAGCAGTTGAGCCAAGCTGTGCGCAACGCGTTCCGAATGACGTTTATGCCGTTGATGACGGTGGCTGCGATCGGGGCTGCGGTGGCTCCCTGGGCATTGACCCTGGTGTACGGTAAGGCGTTTGCAGACATGACCATCCCATTCGCCATTCTGCTGTTCGAATGCGTTATCGGCGGATCGAGCTGGACCTTGGCACAACGATTCAACGCTGCCGGACAGCCTGGGTTGGTGTTGGCACGGCAGTTTGTGTCCATCATGCCGGTACTGATCGCGATTCCCTTCCTGCCGCATGAAAATACTTATGTATATCTGGCGTTGCTGATGTTGTGCGGTGCCTGCCTGCGACTGATCATGACCATCGTGCTGAGTGTGACCAAGCTCAAGGAACCGATGCCCGGCTTTCTGCCGACCAAACAAGATATCGCGATGGTGCGCAAGCTGCTGACGCGTTCCAAATGAATAACTGCATAACTGGGAGTATCCATGAAAGACCATCGTTCGATCATGTTGGAGTTGCAAAAGACGCATGACGTCATTTACGACTTACTGAAAGGCCAACCCTTCCATTACACCGATATCCCGATGCATGACAACATCGGTGATCTGCTGATCATGCAGGGAACATTGGCGTTCTTTAAGAAAAAGGGGCTGTCGCCGAAGACCACCTCCACCGCCTCGGGATTCGATCCGTCGTGGGTCGAGCCGGGCGACATTCTGGTGTTTCATGGCGGCGGCAATTTCGGCGACCTCTACACGAATATCAATGATTTGCGGGAGGACATTATTACCCGTTTTCCCAACAACCGCATCGTGATGATGCCGCAAACTATTTTTTTCTCGTCCGAAGCGAAGCGCGACCGTTCCGCATCGATATTCCGTCGTCATCCGGATGTGCATATCTTCATTCGCGACAGGGTTTCCCAGGGTATTGCCCGCTTGTTTTCCGATCACGTCTACCTGGTGCCCGATATGGCGCACCAGTTGTATCCAATCGCCAGCACCGGCAGCGGCACCGGAGTGCTGCGCATCGAGCGTGTCGACGTCGAAGCACCGCAGGTGCCTCAGTCGCTCAAGGATCTGCGGTTTGACACCCGCACCGATTGGGTGGAAGTCATTGGGACTGAAAAACGCTTTATCGACTTTGCATGGCGGCTCGAATGCAAATTCAGAGCTCACCGCTGGGATGTGCTGCAAAAGCGGCTCGGACCGTGGTACTGGGTTCCGATGGCTCAGCGTTTTTCAAACAAGGCAATCGACTTGTTCTCTGTCCATGACCATATTGTGACTGACCGCTTGCATGGGCATATCCTGTCATGCCTGATGGATAAGAAAAATACGGTTATCGATAACAGCTATGGTAAGAACTCTACTTACATCAACGAATGGACCGGGAACAGCGATCTGGTACAACTGGTGAAGGCCGAAGCGAACCCCGAGGCGGAAACGTGCGCATCGCCTACCTGATCTTGGCGCATAACAACCCCACGCACTTGCAGCGGCTCACGCAGCGGCTGCAGGCGCCGGGTATATCGTTTCACATCCATATTGATGCGAAGGTCGACTTGGCGCCGTTCGCGGAATTGGAGTCGCCGTCGGTGCAGTTTTGCGAACCACGGGTGAGCTGCTTTTGGGGCGACATTTCGCTGGTCAAGGCCACGCTGGAGTTGATGCGTTCGGCAGCGGCCGCACGGCCCGATGCCGACTATTTCGTGCTGCTCAGCGGCGCCTGCTATCCATTGCAAACGCCGGAGTATATTGCGGCGTTTCTGGAGCGCCATCGTGGCACCGAATTCATCGAGGTCTATCCATTGCCAAATCTGCAGTTTGGTAAAACGCTGGAGCGCATCACGCACTACTGGATACGCAAGGTGGGGCCGTTGGGCCGCTACCGCTGGCCGCTGCAGCACTGGATGAACCGCAATCTGCCTGTGCGTAATTATCAAAAGGCGTTGCGCGGCGGCGAGGCCGTGACCGGCTCGCAATGGTGGTGTTTGAGTGGCGAGGCGGTACGTTATGTACTCGACTACCAGGCGCAGTATCCGGCGCTGTACCGGTTTTGCAAGTTTGTCGATTGTTCGGACGAGTTCTTCTTTCAAGCCGTGCTGTGGAATTCCCGCTTCCGGAGCGCCATCAGTCACAGCTTGACTTATACGCATTGGGTGCCGGGACCTGGCAAGCAAAGTCCGGAGACCATCGACGCCAGCTATCTGGCGCAGTTCGGGCAGAATGTGATCCTCGATGCCGAGGAAAACAATTCGCCCAACGAAAAACGCGAGGTGCTATTCGCCCGCAAGTTTTCCGACGCGTCCGGCCCGGTGCTGGACCAGATCGATGCGCTGGCTGCCCTCCGTAGCGCGCACCGCGATGAATCAGAATTAACTAATCAGGGGTAAAAAAGTGGCCAAGATTGATATTTTGCTGCCGGTAAAAAACGGCAAGGACTTCCTGGCGGAATCCATCGACAGCATTCTGGCGCAAACTTTCCAGGACTGGCGCCTGCTGGTGCTGGATCACGGTTCGACCGACGGCAGCCGTGAAATGGCCGAGGAATACCAGCAACGTGATCCGCGCGTGGAAGTGCATAGTTTTCCCGAAGCGCGTGGTCTGTCCGGTCTGCTGAACTGCGGCCTCGATATCGCCGATTGCGAATTCGTCATGCGCCACGATGCCGATGACATCTGTTACCCGGACCGCATGGCGCTGGCGCTGGCAGCGTTCGCCCAGTACCCGGACTGCATCGCCATCGGCGGCCAGGCCGACGTCATTGACGCTAGTGGCAAGCTGCTGGGCGAGATGCTGATGCCGGTGGGCTCGGCGCGCGTCACCGCCGCCAGTCTGTTCCGTAATCCGATCGCCCACCCGACCGCCATGCTGCGCTTCGACGCGGTCAAGCAGATGGGCATCCGTTACGGCATCGACCTGTTGCGCGTGCTGCCGGAAGACCAGCGGCTGGAAGTGCCGGCGCTGGCAGAGGATTATTTCCTGTTCGGCCAGTTGGCCATTCTCGGCAAGTGCGCCAACATTCCGCACAAGCTGATCCGCTATCGCTGGCAC from Duganella dendranthematis encodes:
- the xrtB gene encoding exosortase B; translation: MLNSTVSAPRVAPLPALLVLAGLLAVYIPSFIDLFHGAWSSDRNAHGPIVMVVAMVFLYFRLSQLMAQDLLQRAPQPLAGALVLVVGLLSYVLGRSQNVLVLEVGSLIWVLSGLVIAGFGVRTWRRLWFAFFFMLFMIPMPASVVDVLTLPMKIAVSAATEHLLYWAGYPIARSGVILTIGQYQLLVADACAGLNSLFTLEALGLLYMNLVRHPSLVRNVVLASLIVPISFTANTIRIVFLSLITYHLGDAAGQGFLHSFSGLVLFLSALLLIIGVDSALSWLVARRGAGRDPEQSALSLPSVPAGTWQRLFNVPLAPAVAVLAGMLVSIAAAHALTPHMTSAPPALALDKAVPAQIGEWKLVPDSVAQATLATNDEGGALTDQIYDEVVTRTYINPQGTQMMLALAYAREQRQDVKLHLPEICYPAQGYKVVTLAPAMLAVGHSGAAVPGKHMLAEGNGRTEAVTYWTRVGDAYPNSGMGQRLKIFRDGLHGVVTDGILVRASVIVRDAAEAPVAYQQQESFLRTLVDTVQPGSHPLVAAAPQAHQ
- a CDS encoding lipopolysaccharide biosynthesis protein, which codes for MSSISKAFGKTLMTTMGMTVVGFISSVINARILGPEGRGLLSAALLICTLSASVAQCGMASSYVYHFGAARRFSYLRLFIFSILGVSALAAGLSAAGLQLSHAMELHQIWWLILTFAAFTASQTYLFSLTQLHSNLHFFNVLRFAQVFGNLLLLLPLLLWFKVVTFEQVMIAQLLVLIGLTVCGLWWTRENRIWALKEEPKEPVRTWMVVRYGLHQQGIGLLGIFLINFDKLFLLNRGTIKEYGYYALAFTTSRLIGAVQESVSVALFSRFAGRDEQQLSQAVRNAFRMTFMPLMTVAAIGAAVAPWALTLVYGKAFADMTIPFAILLFECVIGGSSWTLAQRFNAAGQPGLVLARQFVSIMPVLIAIPFLPHENTYVYLALLMLCGACLRLIMTIVLSVTKLKEPMPGFLPTKQDIAMVRKLLTRSK
- a CDS encoding polysaccharide pyruvyl transferase family protein, whose product is MKDHRSIMLELQKTHDVIYDLLKGQPFHYTDIPMHDNIGDLLIMQGTLAFFKKKGLSPKTTSTASGFDPSWVEPGDILVFHGGGNFGDLYTNINDLREDIITRFPNNRIVMMPQTIFFSSEAKRDRSASIFRRHPDVHIFIRDRVSQGIARLFSDHVYLVPDMAHQLYPIASTGSGTGVLRIERVDVEAPQVPQSLKDLRFDTRTDWVEVIGTEKRFIDFAWRLECKFRAHRWDVLQKRLGPWYWVPMAQRFSNKAIDLFSVHDHIVTDRLHGHILSCLMDKKNTVIDNSYGKNSTYINEWTGNSDLVQLVKAEANPEAETCASPT
- a CDS encoding beta-1,6-N-acetylglucosaminyltransferase produces the protein MDREQRSGTTGEGRSEPRGGNVRIAYLILAHNNPTHLQRLTQRLQAPGISFHIHIDAKVDLAPFAELESPSVQFCEPRVSCFWGDISLVKATLELMRSAAAARPDADYFVLLSGACYPLQTPEYIAAFLERHRGTEFIEVYPLPNLQFGKTLERITHYWIRKVGPLGRYRWPLQHWMNRNLPVRNYQKALRGGEAVTGSQWWCLSGEAVRYVLDYQAQYPALYRFCKFVDCSDEFFFQAVLWNSRFRSAISHSLTYTHWVPGPGKQSPETIDASYLAQFGQNVILDAEENNSPNEKREVLFARKFSDASGPVLDQIDALAALRSAHRDESELTNQG
- a CDS encoding glycosyltransferase family 2 protein, with protein sequence MAKIDILLPVKNGKDFLAESIDSILAQTFQDWRLLVLDHGSTDGSREMAEEYQQRDPRVEVHSFPEARGLSGLLNCGLDIADCEFVMRHDADDICYPDRMALALAAFAQYPDCIAIGGQADVIDASGKLLGEMLMPVGSARVTAASLFRNPIAHPTAMLRFDAVKQMGIRYGIDLLRVLPEDQRLEVPALAEDYFLFGQLAILGKCANIPHKLIRYRWHGNNVSATRFDDQMAVSLDISRSLARSFCIMHQLPWFDPAPFCNHGGILLDVDGRGNFDAEYARMADAVTRGLGDSDELRRELRYRKAIATRREASLLWRFHRFRADNTPEAGEWTAIRSWLLRRFPGRPRMSVAGLPA